A part of Candidatus Stoquefichus sp. SB1 genomic DNA contains:
- a CDS encoding phosphoribosylformylglycinamidine synthase has protein sequence MSKVYRVYVEKRKDYAVESDEILNNLRTQLKLDTLTSLSVVNRYDVQGVSLDVLNQGIPTILSEPMVDDVYKEEYPVSVGAKVFAIEYLPGQYDQRADACEQCFQLLTGEKNVKVKCAKLIVLIGELTDEDVKRVQDYLINPVDQRLASLEKADDLADGDVHIDAVPVIHGFIHFSDEELRTYIQENGMAMNYDDLKVTQDYYKNEEKRDPSETELKVLDTYWSDHCRHTTFATIISQLDIESGAFKEILEKDVEDYKTSRHLVYGIDTKRPLTLMDLATISMKELRKTGYLDDLEVSEEINACSVELTVHTSDGDENWLLMFKNETHNHPTEIEPFGGAATCLGGAIRDPLSGRAYVYQSMRITGAGDPRTSLDDTLPGKLPQRKICQEAAHGFSSYGNQIGLTTGFVHEVYDEGFVAKRMELGAVVAAAPKDQVKRLEPLKDHIVLLIGGRTGRDGIGGATGSSKKHELKTTTTAGAEVQKGNPVEERKIQRLFRNKAVSEKIVRCNDFGAGGVCVAVGELAPGLDINLDAVLKKYEGLTGTELAISESQERMAIVIDQKDEEMIKQACQSENLEVVRVAVVTDNNRLTMRYMGQTIVDIDRAFLDKNGASRFQDVKVELPDFENTPFDNQTQTSFVETSKEVLSRLSVCGQKGLIERFDSSIGNGTVLSPFGGKTLRTETEGMAALIPVLGKETTTCSLMSYGYNPLISKWSPYHGAMYAIVESIAKIVAMGGDYHTIRFSFQEYFEKLLDNPSKWGKPFAALLGAYRVQSEMKLASIGGKDSMSGTFEDLDVPPTLVSFAITGADVQDVMTPELKGATHTLVEVMLPKDQFHVYDFDALKTQYDAVMKLMKDGQVYSAYTIKDGGVLEAVYKMAFGNAIGVELADIELAKLTAKNYGNIILEVENDSIVNLEHTRIIGHTNDTHVISYQGESLSLDDAYAIYEGVLDDVYPTKEKAPTTDMIVKDCEERTPLHASKIYDEVKVVIPVFPGTNCEYDSARAFEKAGATVQLVLIRNKTEEDIKKSVDELEAAIRSAQIVMLPGGFSAGDEPEGSGKFIATVLRNPKLKDAITDLLDNREGLMIGICNGFQALVKLGLLPYGHIKTMDKEDPTLTFNTIGRHLSQMVDTRICSVKSPWLANVQVGDIHTVPISHGEGRFVAPQAVIEELFNNGQVFTQYVDSEGKPTMESPYNPNGSLCAIEGILSADGRILGKMAHSERQGENRNKNIYGEMDQQLFEAGVKYFKGGK, from the coding sequence ATGAGTAAAGTCTATCGTGTATATGTAGAAAAAAGAAAAGATTATGCTGTAGAATCAGATGAAATTTTAAATAATTTAAGAACACAATTAAAATTAGATACATTAACATCTTTAAGTGTTGTGAATCGTTATGATGTTCAGGGAGTATCTCTTGATGTTTTGAATCAGGGAATTCCAACGATTTTAAGTGAACCAATGGTTGATGATGTTTATAAGGAAGAATACCCTGTGTCAGTTGGTGCAAAGGTATTTGCAATTGAATATTTACCTGGTCAATATGATCAAAGAGCAGATGCTTGTGAACAATGTTTTCAATTATTAACAGGTGAAAAGAATGTCAAAGTCAAATGTGCGAAATTAATTGTTTTAATTGGAGAATTGACAGATGAAGATGTGAAACGTGTTCAAGATTATTTAATTAATCCAGTTGATCAAAGATTAGCAAGTTTAGAAAAAGCAGATGATTTGGCAGATGGAGATGTCCATATTGATGCTGTACCAGTCATTCATGGTTTTATCCATTTTAGTGATGAAGAATTAAGAACTTATATTCAAGAAAATGGAATGGCTATGAACTATGATGATTTAAAAGTCACTCAAGATTATTATAAAAATGAAGAAAAAAGAGATCCTAGTGAAACTGAATTAAAAGTTTTAGATACATATTGGTCTGATCATTGTCGTCATACAACATTTGCAACAATTATTAGTCAATTAGATATTGAAAGTGGTGCTTTCAAGGAAATTTTAGAAAAAGATGTTGAGGATTATAAAACATCTAGACATTTGGTTTATGGAATTGATACAAAACGTCCATTAACTTTAATGGATTTAGCAACAATTTCTATGAAAGAATTAAGAAAAACAGGATACTTAGATGATTTAGAAGTTTCTGAAGAAATCAATGCGTGTTCAGTTGAATTAACAGTTCATACATCTGATGGTGATGAAAACTGGTTATTAATGTTTAAAAACGAAACGCATAATCATCCAACTGAAATTGAACCATTTGGTGGAGCAGCAACATGTTTAGGTGGAGCTATTCGTGATCCATTATCTGGACGTGCATATGTTTATCAATCAATGCGTATTACTGGGGCTGGAGATCCAAGAACATCATTAGATGATACATTGCCAGGAAAACTTCCACAAAGAAAGATTTGTCAGGAAGCTGCACATGGTTTCTCAAGTTATGGAAATCAAATTGGTTTAACAACTGGTTTTGTTCATGAAGTTTATGATGAAGGATTCGTTGCAAAACGTATGGAACTTGGAGCTGTTGTGGCTGCTGCACCTAAAGATCAAGTGAAACGTTTAGAACCATTAAAAGATCATATTGTCTTATTAATTGGTGGTAGAACTGGACGTGATGGAATTGGTGGAGCAACCGGTTCTTCTAAGAAACATGAATTAAAAACAACAACGACTGCTGGAGCAGAAGTTCAAAAAGGAAATCCAGTAGAAGAAAGAAAAATTCAAAGATTATTTAGAAATAAAGCTGTTTCTGAAAAAATTGTTCGTTGTAATGACTTTGGAGCTGGTGGTGTCTGTGTCGCTGTTGGTGAATTGGCACCTGGTCTAGATATCAATTTAGATGCAGTTTTAAAGAAATATGAAGGTTTAACAGGAACAGAATTAGCAATTTCTGAATCACAGGAACGTATGGCTATTGTCATTGATCAAAAAGATGAAGAAATGATTAAACAAGCTTGTCAGTCAGAAAACTTAGAAGTTGTAAGAGTTGCGGTTGTGACTGATAATAATCGTTTAACAATGCGTTATATGGGTCAAACAATTGTTGATATTGATAGAGCGTTTTTAGATAAGAATGGAGCTTCTCGTTTCCAGGATGTCAAAGTTGAATTACCTGATTTTGAGAATACCCCATTTGACAATCAAACACAAACTTCATTTGTTGAAACATCAAAAGAAGTTTTGAGTCGTTTATCAGTTTGTGGTCAAAAAGGTTTAATTGAAAGATTTGATTCTTCAATTGGAAATGGAACTGTTTTATCTCCATTTGGTGGAAAAACATTAAGAACAGAAACAGAAGGTATGGCTGCTTTAATTCCTGTATTAGGAAAAGAGACAACAACATGTTCGTTGATGAGTTATGGATATAATCCACTTATTTCTAAATGGTCACCATATCATGGGGCTATGTATGCAATCGTAGAATCTATTGCGAAGATTGTTGCTATGGGGGGAGATTATCATACAATTCGTTTCTCATTCCAGGAATATTTTGAAAAATTATTAGATAATCCTAGCAAGTGGGGAAAACCATTTGCAGCCTTACTTGGTGCTTATAGAGTACAATCTGAAATGAAATTAGCTTCAATTGGTGGAAAAGATTCAATGTCTGGAACATTTGAAGATTTAGACGTTCCTCCAACATTGGTATCATTTGCGATTACTGGTGCTGATGTTCAAGATGTTATGACACCAGAATTAAAAGGAGCAACTCATACATTGGTTGAAGTCATGTTACCAAAAGATCAATTCCATGTTTATGATTTCGATGCATTAAAAACGCAATATGATGCTGTTATGAAACTCATGAAAGATGGTCAAGTTTATAGTGCTTATACAATTAAAGATGGTGGAGTACTTGAAGCCGTTTATAAGATGGCATTTGGAAATGCTATTGGGGTTGAGTTAGCAGACATAGAATTAGCTAAGTTAACAGCTAAGAACTATGGAAATATCATCTTAGAAGTTGAAAATGATAGTATTGTAAATTTAGAACATACAAGAATTATTGGTCATACAAATGATACTCATGTGATTTCTTATCAAGGTGAATCATTATCATTAGATGATGCTTATGCAATTTATGAAGGTGTTTTAGATGACGTTTATCCAACGAAAGAAAAAGCACCAACGACAGATATGATTGTGAAAGATTGTGAAGAAAGAACACCTTTACATGCTTCAAAAATATATGATGAAGTGAAGGTTGTCATTCCTGTCTTCCCTGGAACAAACTGTGAATATGATTCTGCACGTGCTTTTGAAAAAGCCGGAGCAACTGTTCAATTGGTATTGATTAGAAATAAAACAGAAGAAGATATTAAAAAATCTGTTGATGAATTAGAAGCTGCTATACGCTCAGCACAAATTGTCATGTTACCAGGTGGATTTAGTGCTGGTGATGAACCAGAAGGATCTGGTAAATTCATTGCAACTGTTTTAAGAAATCCAAAATTGAAAGATGCAATTACTGATTTATTAGATAATCGTGAAGGATTGATGATTGGTATTTGTAATGGATTCCAGGCTTTAGTCAAATTAGGATTACTTCCTTATGGTCATATTAAGACAATGGATAAAGAAGATCCAACATTAACATTCAATACAATTGGACGTCACTTATCACAAATGGTTGATACAAGAATTTGTTCAGTCAAATCTCCTTGGCTTGCTAATGTCCAAGTTGGAGATATTCATACAGTTCCAATTAGTCATGGAGAAGGACGTTTCGTGGCACCACAAGCTGTGATTGAAGAATTATTTAATAATGGTCAAGTCTTTACACAATATGTTGATAGTGAAGGAAAACCAACAATGGAATCACCATATAATCCAAATGGATCATTATGTGCAATTGAAGGTATTTTATCTGCTGATGGACGTATTCTTGGAAAGATGGCACATAGTGAACGTCAGGGTGAAAATAGAAATAAGAATATTTATGGTGAAATGGACCAACAATTATTTGAAGCTGGTGTAAAATATTTTAAAGGTGGTAAATAA
- the purB gene encoding adenylosuccinate lyase: protein MERQEFESMTLCPLDGRYSGIKDALGEYFSEYALVKYRVFVEIQWLKFLIENVESDILSQFNQADMPKIEAISKEFNYDSFAKIKEIEATTRHDVKAVEYFIGNTLKDMGYDYLISFVHIGCTSEDINNTSYACMLKYGLKDVWLPKAKEFADIIDQWALQHKDDAMLAHTHGQPATPTTIGKEFKVYAYRFMSSIENVENVQIKAKFNGATGNYSAILTAFPNVDWQAMAKKFVEEYLGLTFNPLTTQIESHDYTCHILDGIRHFNNVLVDFDVDMWLYISMEYFKQIPVKGEVGSSTMPHKVNPIRFENSEANVDMSNNICVALSNKLPKSRMQRDLSDSSAQRNLGLAVGYSLQAINETMNGLAKCVVNTEKLAADLNEKWEVLAEPIQTMLRKYGRSDAYDTLKALTRGKSISKEDIIKFAEGLEILSDEDRATLVNMTPASYIGLANILADIKLK, encoded by the coding sequence ATGGAAAGACAAGAGTTTGAAAGTATGACACTTTGTCCATTAGATGGACGTTACTCAGGTATTAAAGATGCATTAGGTGAATATTTTTCTGAATATGCTTTAGTCAAATATAGAGTTTTTGTTGAAATTCAATGGTTAAAGTTCTTAATTGAAAATGTTGAAAGTGATATTTTATCACAATTCAATCAAGCTGATATGCCTAAGATTGAAGCTATATCAAAAGAATTTAACTATGATTCATTTGCAAAAATTAAAGAAATTGAAGCTACAACAAGACATGATGTCAAAGCTGTTGAATATTTTATTGGCAATACTTTAAAAGATATGGGATATGATTATTTAATCAGTTTTGTTCATATTGGATGTACTTCTGAAGATATCAACAATACATCTTATGCCTGCATGTTAAAATATGGTTTAAAAGATGTCTGGTTACCTAAAGCTAAAGAATTTGCTGATATCATTGACCAATGGGCTTTACAGCATAAAGATGATGCTATGCTGGCACATACACATGGACAACCTGCAACACCAACAACAATTGGTAAGGAATTTAAAGTTTATGCTTATCGTTTCATGTCAAGCATTGAAAATGTTGAAAATGTTCAAATCAAAGCAAAATTCAATGGTGCAACTGGAAACTATAGTGCTATTTTAACAGCGTTTCCTAATGTTGATTGGCAAGCAATGGCGAAAAAGTTTGTAGAGGAATATTTAGGATTAACATTCAATCCTTTAACAACTCAAATTGAAAGTCATGATTATACTTGTCATATTCTTGATGGTATTCGTCATTTTAACAATGTCCTGGTTGATTTTGATGTTGATATGTGGTTATACATTTCAATGGAATACTTCAAACAAATTCCTGTGAAAGGTGAAGTTGGAAGTAGTACAATGCCTCATAAAGTTAATCCAATTCGTTTTGAAAACAGTGAAGCTAATGTTGATATGTCAAACAATATCTGTGTTGCTTTATCTAATAAGTTACCTAAGTCTCGTATGCAAAGAGATTTATCAGATTCTTCAGCACAAAGAAACTTGGGATTAGCAGTTGGATATTCTTTACAGGCAATTAATGAAACAATGAATGGTTTAGCAAAATGTGTTGTGAATACAGAAAAATTAGCAGCTGACTTAAATGAAAAATGGGAAGTTCTTGCTGAACCTATTCAAACAATGTTAAGAAAATATGGAAGATCAGATGCATATGATACTTTAAAAGCTTTAACAAGAGGAAAAAGTATTTCTAAGGAAGATATTATCAAGTTTGCTGAGGGATTAGAAATCTTATCTGATGAAGATCGCGCAACGCTTGTGAATATGACACCCGCTTCTTATATTGGTTTAGCGAATATTTTAGCTGATATAAAGTTAAAGTAA
- a CDS encoding ISL3 family transposase codes for MKAIDAPPLLEDGELLNTTIMPIISENDILKFFNLEKDDIQEFRITHQSDGIYICIRLNVKYHQCPVCGQMTDKIKDYSQKKIIHSVLNYSQCFIIYEARRYRCPHCHKTFFEHNPFVFGSSRISVATVSNILRDLKLPNETFTSVARRYHVSVTSVINIFDDHVRISRRPLPACLGIDEVYAFKTYKSKFVCVLVDCTDQKIVDVLPTRKKDDLISYFMLIPREEREKVLYCSFDMWETYRIVARHVFPNASCCIDKFHVVQELGRRMDKVRISAQKKYMTQIRELQQKKKNIGLTKEEEYIYEEASRHYYVLKKFNWMFISTDNRIFDPNEEKRYNRRLEGYYNYYDLFDYMVKYDRELDIAYDLKDSVTRFYRQCHYEDAKKKLEEIIIDFRCCPIEEMSQFANTLTRWKQEIINSFMIVDREKNRKMNTAIVENRNKSIKLIKHASNGYLNWERFRNKILFSLNSDTTYYLNIIKKEDK; via the coding sequence ATGAAGGCTATCGATGCACCACCTCTTTTGGAAGATGGTGAACTGCTCAATACTACCATTATGCCTATTATTTCCGAAAATGATATTCTCAAGTTCTTCAATCTTGAAAAAGATGATATTCAGGAATTCAGAATCACCCATCAGTCAGATGGAATTTACATCTGCATCAGACTGAATGTCAAATATCATCAGTGTCCTGTATGTGGTCAGATGACTGATAAAATTAAGGATTATTCTCAAAAAAAGATTATTCATTCCGTTCTTAATTATTCCCAGTGCTTTATCATATACGAAGCCAGAAGATATCGCTGTCCTCACTGTCACAAAACATTCTTTGAACACAATCCCTTTGTATTTGGAAGTTCCAGAATCTCTGTAGCGACTGTATCCAATATCCTCAGAGATCTTAAGCTTCCCAATGAAACATTCACATCTGTTGCCAGGCGTTATCATGTTTCAGTAACCTCCGTCATCAATATCTTTGATGATCATGTCCGTATTTCCAGGAGACCTCTTCCTGCATGTCTGGGTATTGATGAGGTTTATGCATTCAAGACTTATAAAAGCAAATTTGTCTGTGTGCTGGTTGACTGTACTGACCAGAAGATTGTTGATGTCCTGCCAACACGTAAAAAGGATGACCTGATCAGCTACTTTATGCTTATTCCCAGAGAAGAGCGTGAAAAGGTGCTGTACTGTTCGTTTGACATGTGGGAAACCTACAGGATTGTTGCCAGACACGTCTTTCCCAATGCAAGCTGCTGTATCGACAAGTTTCATGTTGTTCAGGAACTGGGGCGAAGAATGGATAAAGTCAGAATATCAGCTCAGAAAAAGTACATGACACAGATCAGGGAACTTCAACAAAAAAAGAAGAATATCGGCCTTACAAAAGAAGAGGAATATATATACGAGGAAGCATCCAGACACTACTATGTGCTTAAAAAATTTAACTGGATGTTCATCTCAACTGACAACAGAATATTTGATCCCAATGAGGAAAAGAGATACAACAGAAGACTGGAAGGATACTACAACTATTATGATCTGTTTGATTATATGGTGAAGTATGACAGAGAACTTGATATCGCCTATGACCTTAAGGACAGTGTTACCCGTTTCTACAGACAGTGTCATTATGAAGACGCAAAGAAAAAACTGGAAGAAATCATTATCGACTTCAGGTGCTGTCCTATAGAAGAGATGAGCCAGTTCGCCAACACTCTGACAAGATGGAAGCAGGAAATCATCAATTCCTTTATGATTGTAGACAGGGAGAAAAACAGAAAGATGAATACTGCGATTGTAGAGAACCGCAATAAAAGCATCAAGCTGATCAAACATGCATCAAATGGATACCTGAACTGGGAACGTTTCAGAAACAAAATCTTATTTTCACTTAACAGTGATACAACCTATTATCTCAATATTATAAAAAAGGAGGACAAATAA
- the glpK gene encoding glycerol kinase GlpK, with protein MEKYILAIDQGTTSTRTILYNHNSEVVMSSQREFQQFFPHPGWVEHDANEIWLSTLAVMTETIQLSGIRPEQVVGIGITNQRETTVVWDKNTGIPVYHAIVWQSRQSDKICQRFKDAGKEEMIRQKTGLVLDPYFSATKLVWMFENVSGVREKAENGELMFGTIDSWLVYKLSGGKRHITDITNASRSLLYNIYEQCWDSELLELFGIPESMLPEVVSSSEIYCHTAPYHFYNHEVPIASMIGDQQAALFGQNCFEKGMMKNTYGTGGFLLMNTGEQAVLSNHGLLTTIAWQLNGETKYAVEGSIFVSGSLIQWLRDGLQIIHKASETEEMAFSVKDTNGVVIVPAFTGLGAPYWDDQARGSIVGITRGTTKEHLARAALEAMCYQSKDLVIAMQQDTNIKIKELFVDGGATENKFLLQCQSDILQIPVTRLKVNETTALGAAHLAGLAVGFWKIEDFTADVLATYQPHIDNQESETMYKRWQKAVKSCQAFEED; from the coding sequence ATGGAAAAATATATCCTTGCGATAGATCAAGGAACAACAAGTACCAGAACAATTTTATATAATCATAACTCTGAAGTTGTTATGTCTTCCCAAAGAGAATTTCAACAGTTTTTTCCCCATCCAGGTTGGGTAGAACATGATGCTAATGAAATATGGTTATCAACATTAGCGGTTATGACAGAAACGATTCAATTGTCAGGAATTAGACCTGAACAAGTAGTTGGAATTGGGATTACAAATCAAAGAGAAACAACAGTTGTGTGGGATAAGAACACAGGAATTCCTGTTTATCATGCGATTGTATGGCAATCACGCCAAAGTGATAAAATTTGTCAGCGTTTCAAAGACGCTGGAAAAGAAGAGATGATTCGACAAAAAACAGGATTGGTTTTAGATCCTTATTTTTCGGCAACGAAGCTTGTTTGGATGTTTGAAAATGTGTCGGGGGTCAGGGAGAAAGCAGAGAACGGGGAACTCATGTTTGGTACAATTGATTCTTGGCTAGTCTATAAACTGAGTGGCGGAAAACGCCATATTACAGATATTACAAATGCTTCACGTTCATTACTTTATAATATTTATGAACAATGCTGGGATAGTGAATTGTTAGAATTGTTTGGGATTCCTGAAAGCATGTTGCCAGAGGTTGTTTCCTCAAGTGAAATTTATTGTCATACTGCACCTTATCATTTTTATAATCATGAAGTGCCAATTGCTTCAATGATTGGTGATCAGCAGGCGGCTTTATTTGGTCAGAATTGTTTTGAAAAAGGCATGATGAAGAACACATATGGAACAGGTGGATTCCTATTGATGAATACCGGTGAACAGGCTGTTTTGTCAAATCATGGTTTGTTAACAACCATTGCGTGGCAATTGAATGGTGAAACAAAATACGCAGTCGAAGGGAGTATTTTTGTATCAGGAAGTTTAATTCAATGGTTAAGAGATGGACTGCAGATTATTCATAAAGCAAGTGAAACTGAAGAAATGGCTTTTTCAGTCAAAGATACGAATGGAGTCGTTATTGTTCCTGCTTTTACTGGATTAGGTGCTCCATATTGGGATGATCAGGCAAGAGGATCTATTGTTGGTATTACACGTGGTACGACAAAAGAACATTTAGCAAGAGCAGCCTTAGAGGCGATGTGTTACCAAAGTAAAGATTTGGTCATTGCAATGCAGCAAGATACAAATATAAAGATTAAAGAACTCTTTGTTGATGGTGGAGCAACGGAAAACAAATTCCTTTTACAATGTCAAAGTGATATCTTACAAATTCCAGTCACACGCTTGAAAGTGAATGAAACAACAGCTTTAGGAGCTGCGCATCTGGCAGGACTTGCAGTTGGTTTTTGGAAAATAGAAGATTTTACAGCCGATGTTCTTGCAACTTATCAGCCTCATATAGATAATCAAGAATCCGAAACAATGTACAAACGCTGGCAAAAAGCAGTAAAGAGCTGTCAGGCTTTTGAGGAGGATTAA
- a CDS encoding NAD(P)/FAD-dependent oxidoreductase: protein MKDIVIIGCGITGSLIAHELSKYQLNVVVLEKNNDVALEATGANSAIVHSGHDPKPNTLKAKFNLEGNRMFPDLCKELQVDYQQIGAFVVSTSDEESETLDRLEKQAKERKIPYTRLHREQIISEEPHIGDTVKEALSLPTTGIITPWKVTIAAMEEAMENGVELFLNHEVKGIEPISNGYRIFTNQDSFETKMIINAAGVYADKIAGYLENNHYQITPRRGEYYILGKLTEPIVNHVIYPTPSSKGKGVLVVPTIHGNVLLGPNSEPISDKDDVSTTDALDEVKKNVVKTVKDVPFEKVIRTFSGLRPTGNTGDFVIKEDDLYKNFIHVSCIESPGLTASPAIAKYVKETYVAKVFPLTKKEHYQKRRGDIVLSHLSSKERNQMIQKDARFGKIICRCEKISEGEIVDVIHRYCGATTIDGVKKRCRPGMGGCQGGFCSPEVLAILARELHKDKQNIEYKGQHTNILPAKAKEAL, encoded by the coding sequence GTGAAAGACATAGTTATTATTGGATGTGGGATTACAGGAAGTTTAATTGCTCATGAATTATCAAAATATCAATTGAATGTTGTTGTTTTAGAGAAGAATAATGATGTTGCTTTAGAAGCAACCGGAGCAAATAGTGCCATTGTTCATTCGGGACATGATCCTAAACCAAATACTTTAAAAGCAAAATTTAATTTAGAAGGAAATCGTATGTTCCCGGATTTATGTAAAGAATTACAAGTTGATTATCAACAAATTGGTGCTTTTGTTGTCTCAACAAGTGATGAAGAATCAGAAACTTTAGACCGACTTGAAAAACAGGCGAAAGAGCGAAAAATCCCTTACACAAGACTTCATCGTGAACAAATTATATCTGAAGAACCACATATTGGAGATACAGTCAAGGAAGCATTATCACTTCCAACAACAGGAATTATAACACCTTGGAAAGTGACAATTGCAGCAATGGAAGAAGCGATGGAAAATGGAGTTGAACTTTTCTTAAACCATGAAGTCAAAGGAATTGAACCGATATCAAACGGATACCGTATTTTCACAAATCAAGACTCATTTGAGACAAAAATGATTATCAATGCAGCTGGTGTTTATGCAGATAAGATTGCTGGATATTTAGAAAATAATCATTATCAGATTACACCTCGAAGAGGTGAATATTATATTCTTGGAAAATTAACAGAGCCTATTGTTAATCATGTTATTTATCCAACTCCTTCTTCAAAAGGAAAAGGTGTTTTGGTTGTTCCAACAATTCATGGAAATGTTTTGTTAGGACCAAATAGCGAACCTATATCTGATAAAGATGATGTATCAACAACGGATGCCTTAGATGAAGTCAAAAAAAATGTTGTAAAAACAGTTAAGGATGTTCCATTTGAAAAAGTCATTAGAACTTTTTCTGGTCTGCGTCCAACAGGAAATACTGGAGATTTTGTGATTAAAGAAGATGATCTTTATAAAAATTTTATTCATGTTTCTTGTATTGAATCACCAGGATTAACGGCTTCACCGGCAATTGCAAAATATGTGAAAGAAACCTATGTTGCGAAAGTTTTTCCATTAACTAAAAAAGAACATTATCAAAAACGTCGCGGAGATATTGTTTTATCACATTTGTCATCCAAAGAAAGAAATCAAATGATACAAAAAGATGCACGTTTTGGAAAAATCATCTGTCGTTGCGAAAAAATCAGTGAAGGTGAAATTGTTGATGTAATACACCGTTATTGTGGTGCGACAACCATTGATGGTGTTAAAAAAAGATGTCGTCCTGGAATGGGAGGATGCCAAGGTGGATTTTGTTCACCAGAGGTTCTTGCAATACTTGCAAGAGAGCTTCATAAAGATAAGCAGAATATTGAGTATAAAGGACAGCATACCAATATATTACCTGCGAAGGCAAAGGAGGCACTTTAA